The following are encoded together in the Gemmatimonadota bacterium genome:
- a CDS encoding translocation/assembly module TamB: MTRRRDDPETGPNATSAGEDGDRSAARKRRWWHWSRPWPWLGLLALSSALLVFARGGLASRLILEEAITRVGESLAGEIIVDSLAEGDIFKQMRLKGVGLMDEDGQPIFTADSIALGSSLASLLVGGLSVDEVAIWGLDGKIARLPSEAATNVDRLFAPEGSATAPGEDDLAPDTDRAERSPLRIEKVSIRDSFLDIAVPVGGGDDQLLGNIPASDGSGSVSELPISGIDLDLEDVTLWPEDSRAEFVATVASLSADLELNGGGVRVHDLSGHLTYTGGEGVVITQGSLSLAESTLAFQEARVEPPDTQDTGRPWTFTSRFVTVGAASGDDFTVIEPRLAGTSINGEIGLATDRAILLDFSPIVVEERGGTARLEGGLLIDREGDRYDSVEVTVESAPSSLVERWFKVVMPENVRLSGDAILDGEGRNLAVSGVLALHPEEVASPMLPPRPDGPPTVTSAGDEDTEPDPAAGTFSPTPETISATVRGWIDLGERGTDGEELRARELVVRVQPFSREEVTLLGRSRADFPLRGRNRLEARLDGGLTSGLTFDLDLTNGWEGRVSPISVRGEIRQGELSEFEIEALTALDSLPLGALGLEGEVGSAYASGAVSISGRARDAGIDADLEIDGGRLAVSGVADIREPGAFYRFGLQADSLPVSSLFPELPEPTSINMRADVEGRGRDLNAGYLSASVSASSLRTGPLTVDTLAAQLSVEGGFLNLATMITRVGGVSIAGSGRIGLNSPSRGEIRFDARAESVAGLRELVIGPVGPVKDTLTSLQRTLLAITEVDVEALPEAVDVRLDGRLRGRVALRGSLEDFDLELDLGLAEMAYRREEVDSLTLRTTVRGLPEFDNTWTLDAEAGGLRLYGRRVETASVSGVSERGVGKARVDLRRGSTGALALASEFTIEDEGVEIGVTELGIAADTVLYELARPAQVSWGSQALSFNDLRLERRGASGKFVTASGTLARVGITKFDVVVEGVELAHIGELGGFGDWPASGNVTLTAAVVGPSNAPRIEADWIIVEPRFEDFELSSLTGSASYQELSARVKLSGMVGEREVLRAQGPMPVDLGLTRVADRTPDGLMDMAFELDSLPAASALAALRDLEGVSGVISGSARLGGNLDVLRPDGELEITDFEWSLPALGIRPPPTDGVLGLNRDGSVDLRLATRGGELVAEGTVDFSSVANPALDVNFMFDEFLAVSRADMEAVITGEIGLGGRYLRPVAQGAVIVDRGTLFTEEFERTAYVIDLSDPRLFGTDTTFLAAQPFLRGLSNPFLANLRTEIDLEVPRDLWLRSPEMSVEMGGELSVSYDRRQGDIVLVGELEALRGNYSLLQRSFEVSGGSVSFTGIPGVNPNLDVTAVSRIRRREGEPLQMTATVEGTLTAPEVSLTSDEAGLDQADLIGYLLLGRPVSGLASQNPLSQATTGALATLISGAAASQLGTALAQEIGVDYLSITQAGDYTLAGLASPLATTEVEIGQYIGQDAFAVLVLRPLAQQTGVGGFFGGVRVDWGFGDEYWVETFVADRYLRGGSGGLGGIGTLGGLGIAPQQIVGVFLFKEIGW, translated from the coding sequence GTGACCCGACGCCGAGACGATCCAGAGACCGGACCGAACGCCACCTCGGCGGGAGAGGATGGGGACCGGAGCGCGGCCAGGAAGCGGCGCTGGTGGCATTGGAGCCGGCCGTGGCCGTGGCTCGGGCTGCTGGCGCTATCGTCGGCCTTGCTGGTATTCGCCCGCGGCGGCCTTGCGAGTCGTCTTATACTCGAGGAAGCCATCACCCGAGTCGGCGAATCGCTTGCAGGCGAGATCATTGTCGACTCGCTCGCCGAGGGAGACATCTTCAAGCAGATGCGGCTCAAGGGAGTCGGTCTGATGGACGAGGACGGCCAGCCGATCTTCACCGCCGACTCCATCGCGCTCGGGAGCTCCCTGGCGTCGCTTTTGGTTGGCGGTCTCAGCGTGGACGAGGTCGCGATCTGGGGGCTCGACGGGAAGATCGCCCGTCTGCCCTCCGAGGCCGCGACCAACGTCGACAGGCTTTTCGCTCCCGAGGGATCCGCGACCGCACCGGGTGAAGACGATCTCGCTCCGGATACCGACCGGGCCGAACGGTCGCCGTTGCGGATCGAGAAGGTCTCCATCCGAGACAGTTTTCTCGACATTGCGGTCCCGGTCGGCGGTGGAGACGACCAACTGCTCGGCAACATCCCCGCTTCCGACGGCTCAGGGTCCGTATCGGAGCTGCCCATTTCCGGGATCGACCTCGACCTGGAGGATGTGACGCTCTGGCCCGAGGACTCCCGGGCGGAGTTCGTCGCAACGGTAGCGTCGCTCTCGGCCGACCTCGAGCTGAACGGCGGCGGGGTGCGGGTTCACGATCTGAGCGGCCACCTTACCTACACCGGTGGGGAGGGGGTCGTGATCACCCAGGGCTCCCTCAGCCTGGCGGAATCGACTCTGGCGTTCCAGGAGGCGAGGGTGGAGCCGCCCGACACGCAAGACACTGGCCGACCTTGGACCTTCACCTCGAGATTCGTCACCGTCGGAGCGGCGTCGGGGGACGATTTCACGGTCATCGAGCCGCGGTTGGCAGGCACGAGCATCAACGGCGAAATCGGGCTCGCCACCGACCGGGCGATCCTTCTCGACTTCTCACCGATCGTCGTCGAAGAACGGGGCGGCACGGCACGGCTCGAGGGCGGACTGCTGATCGACCGCGAGGGCGACCGCTACGACTCGGTGGAGGTGACGGTCGAATCCGCGCCCTCCTCCCTGGTCGAGAGATGGTTCAAGGTCGTCATGCCGGAGAACGTCCGCCTCTCGGGGGACGCGATTCTCGACGGAGAGGGCCGGAATCTGGCCGTAAGCGGGGTTCTGGCCCTACACCCGGAGGAGGTGGCGAGTCCGATGCTCCCGCCGCGCCCCGACGGTCCTCCGACCGTGACCTCCGCCGGCGACGAAGATACGGAGCCCGACCCAGCGGCCGGCACGTTCTCGCCCACGCCGGAAACGATCTCGGCCACTGTCCGAGGGTGGATCGACCTCGGGGAGAGAGGAACGGACGGAGAGGAGCTGCGGGCCCGCGAGCTCGTGGTGCGGGTCCAGCCGTTCTCGCGGGAGGAGGTCACGTTGCTGGGACGGAGCAGGGCGGATTTTCCGCTCAGGGGTCGGAACCGGCTCGAAGCGCGTCTGGACGGCGGATTGACGAGCGGCCTCACCTTCGATCTCGACCTGACGAACGGGTGGGAGGGTCGCGTGTCCCCGATCTCGGTCAGAGGAGAGATTCGCCAGGGAGAGCTCTCCGAGTTCGAGATCGAGGCTTTGACGGCGCTCGACTCGCTTCCGCTCGGAGCTCTTGGGCTGGAGGGCGAGGTGGGGAGCGCCTACGCGTCGGGAGCGGTCTCGATCTCCGGGCGGGCTCGCGACGCAGGCATCGACGCCGACCTGGAGATAGACGGAGGTCGACTGGCGGTGAGCGGCGTCGCGGACATCAGGGAGCCTGGCGCCTTCTACCGCTTCGGTCTCCAGGCCGATTCCCTCCCGGTCTCGAGTCTCTTCCCCGAACTCCCGGAACCCACATCGATCAACATGAGAGCCGACGTGGAGGGACGCGGGCGGGATCTGAACGCGGGATACCTTAGCGCCTCGGTATCCGCAAGCTCCTTACGCACCGGGCCGCTGACCGTGGACACTCTGGCCGCTCAGTTGTCGGTGGAGGGAGGTTTTCTGAACCTCGCCACGATGATCACGCGGGTGGGGGGCGTCTCGATTGCCGGTTCCGGGCGCATCGGACTGAACTCGCCTTCGAGAGGGGAGATCCGCTTCGACGCCCGGGCGGAGTCGGTGGCGGGTCTGCGCGAGCTCGTGATCGGGCCGGTCGGACCCGTCAAGGATACGCTCACCTCCCTCCAGAGGACGCTTCTCGCCATCACCGAAGTCGATGTGGAGGCGCTGCCCGAAGCCGTCGACGTCCGGCTCGACGGAAGGCTCCGAGGAAGAGTCGCTCTGCGCGGGTCGCTCGAGGACTTCGACCTCGAACTCGACCTGGGGCTTGCCGAAATGGCCTACAGGAGGGAAGAGGTCGATTCGCTGACGCTCAGGACCACAGTGCGCGGACTCCCGGAGTTCGACAACACCTGGACCCTCGACGCCGAGGCCGGCGGTCTGCGCCTTTACGGCCGCCGGGTGGAGACGGCCTCCGTGAGCGGTGTCTCCGAAAGAGGCGTCGGCAAAGCCCGCGTGGACCTGCGTCGGGGTTCGACCGGCGCACTCGCCCTGGCGTCCGAGTTCACTATCGAGGACGAAGGCGTGGAGATAGGGGTAACCGAGCTAGGTATAGCCGCCGACACCGTCCTCTACGAACTGGCCCGCCCCGCCCAGGTGTCGTGGGGCTCGCAGGCCTTGTCCTTCAACGATCTCAGGCTCGAAAGAAGGGGAGCGTCGGGGAAGTTCGTCACCGCCAGCGGTACCCTGGCCCGGGTGGGCATCACCAAGTTCGACGTCGTCGTCGAAGGGGTCGAACTCGCGCACATCGGGGAGCTGGGCGGGTTCGGTGACTGGCCGGCGTCCGGGAACGTGACGCTGACGGCGGCCGTTGTTGGACCTTCGAACGCACCCCGCATCGAGGCCGACTGGATCATAGTCGAACCCCGTTTCGAGGACTTCGAGCTGTCGAGTCTGACCGGAAGCGCATCGTACCAGGAGCTGAGCGCCCGGGTCAAGCTCTCCGGCATGGTGGGAGAGCGCGAAGTGCTGAGAGCCCAGGGACCGATGCCGGTGGACCTGGGACTGACCCGCGTGGCGGACAGGACCCCTGACGGCCTCATGGACATGGCCTTCGAGCTCGATTCGTTGCCTGCGGCCTCCGCGCTCGCCGCTCTTCGCGATCTGGAAGGGGTGAGCGGCGTCATTTCCGGCTCGGCCCGGCTGGGTGGAAACCTCGACGTCCTCCGCCCCGACGGGGAGCTCGAAATCACGGATTTCGAGTGGTCTCTGCCGGCCTTGGGCATCCGACCTCCCCCCACCGACGGCGTGCTCGGTCTCAACCGCGACGGGAGCGTCGATCTCAGGCTCGCGACCCGAGGCGGCGAGCTTGTCGCGGAAGGGACCGTCGATTTCTCCTCGGTCGCCAACCCGGCGCTCGACGTGAACTTCATGTTCGACGAGTTCCTCGCCGTGTCGCGGGCCGACATGGAGGCCGTGATCACCGGCGAGATCGGCCTGGGCGGCCGGTACCTGCGTCCGGTCGCGCAGGGAGCGGTCATCGTCGACCGCGGTACGCTCTTCACCGAGGAGTTCGAGCGAACTGCGTACGTGATCGATCTCTCCGATCCGCGCCTCTTCGGCACCGACACGACGTTCCTCGCCGCGCAACCCTTCCTCCGCGGTCTCAGCAATCCCTTCCTCGCCAACTTGCGCACGGAGATCGACCTCGAGGTTCCCCGCGACCTGTGGCTGCGCTCCCCCGAAATGAGCGTTGAAATGGGGGGCGAACTCTCGGTGAGCTATGATCGCCGGCAGGGCGACATCGTGCTTGTGGGCGAGCTCGAGGCGCTGCGGGGCAACTACTCGCTGTTGCAGCGCTCCTTCGAGGTATCCGGCGGCTCGGTCAGTTTCACCGGCATTCCCGGCGTGAATCCGAACCTCGATGTCACCGCCGTCAGCCGCATCCGCAGGCGCGAAGGCGAGCCGCTCCAGATGACCGCGACGGTGGAAGGAACCCTGACCGCTCCCGAGGTGAGTCTGACTTCCGACGAAGCCGGACTTGATCAGGCGGACCTGATCGGCTACCTCCTGCTGGGCAGGCCGGTTTCGGGTCTTGCCTCGCAGAACCCGCTTTCCCAGGCGACCACCGGAGCCTTGGCCACGCTCATCTCCGGAGCCGCCGCCTCGCAGTTGGGTACTGCTCTGGCCCAGGAGATCGGCGTGGACTATCTCTCCATAACCCAGGCCGGCGACTACACCCTCGCCGGGCTCGCTTCCCCCCTCGCCACCACGGAGGTGGAGATCGGACAGTACATCGGGCAGGACGCCTTCGCCGTACTCGTGCTGCGTCCCCTCGCCCAGCAAACCGGAGTGGGCGGCTTCTTCGGCGGCGTCAGGGTCGACTGGGGCTTCGGCGACGAGTACTGGGTGGAGACCTTCGTCGCGGATCGCTACCTCAGGGGAGGATCCGGAGGGCTCGGAGGCATCGGCACTCTCGGCGGGCTGGGGATAGCGCCGCAACAGATAGTCGGCGTCTTTCTCTTCAAGGAGATAGGATGGTGA
- a CDS encoding BamA/TamA family outer membrane protein: MPPDPLPELRVLHASDLQIGRPFLRTAGEAFLALIRELAPDLVVVSGDLTQRAKKREYEIAEALLTEIGAPAICVAGNHDVALYRFWERLLWPWRKWDRHIGERRSACHLPGRALVVGLNTASPHRGIVNGRLRSEDLNYARTAFDGAEPGERRILVIHHCLRRIHGKASSPLPNAEDAIERIAGMGVDVVLAGHQHVSHADRVVSRSGSFLLIHAGTATSSRWRAPEEGVNTVNLLDLNGPALAVTRFSRSEGKRSFLAGKARRLLFGLLAAVALAGGGGAAAQIPTPQIHRVEFTGDLTFPVDSLRRIVQTRSSECVTFLLTPFCWAGADFATNTALLRERSLVVDAARLRAWYHQRGFQEASVGFSTVEREDGSVDVTFTIDEGRPVLLASFEIAGLPDSLSDAVPAGGAPVPGKALSIVDLQILRDSLEARLADRGYAHARVLRQTFVPAGAPYAAEVTLDVSLGPLVRYGEITVTGNSSLDRTTILYTARIAAGDLYSREELRNARTRLFGLEIVRRADLLADSTAILLADSVMPLEIRISESDAYRFRYGAGLNSAECLDAETRWTARNFLGAGRRLSVRTRVSNVLASQLHNLACPQSGEEEFAALNWLASLEFSQPWVFSTRNSFSATFFAERNSVPDIFVREAIGASAAVTRPLNTQTTVTAAYGLELSSLSAADALLCASLLVCDPNDISILADRHRLAPVTVRLNRSLVTGILNPTAGYVVRLDYEYASSWTGSDFTYQRVLGEGVWYSQPASRLVLATRLRGGWVGADGKSVREGGLSLHPTKRFYSGGASSVRGFEQGGLGPRVLYVPEAAGLLGPGGCDPEELAALTCDPDRADASVFLARPTGGDWVFEANLETRIGLSNLFEGVLFADVGQVWNNPAGVSLSEVEVAPGLGVRYASPIGPLRLDLGYHFRAGEELPVVVPLILPYLDGEDPESRLVVDGRPVPWVQSSTLARLKAERGWGEAPGLSVDRLRLHVSIGQAF; this comes from the coding sequence TTGCCCCCGGATCCGCTCCCGGAGCTGCGGGTCCTCCACGCTTCGGATCTCCAGATCGGCCGACCCTTCCTGCGCACCGCAGGCGAAGCCTTTCTCGCGCTCATACGGGAACTCGCGCCCGATCTCGTAGTCGTTTCGGGCGATCTGACCCAGAGGGCGAAAAAGCGCGAATACGAGATCGCGGAGGCTCTTCTGACCGAGATCGGAGCGCCTGCGATATGCGTGGCCGGAAACCACGACGTCGCGCTCTATCGGTTCTGGGAACGGCTGCTGTGGCCGTGGCGAAAGTGGGATCGTCACATAGGCGAGCGAAGAAGCGCATGCCATCTGCCCGGGCGGGCTCTCGTCGTCGGCCTGAACACCGCTTCACCCCACCGCGGCATAGTGAACGGACGGCTGCGGAGCGAAGATCTGAACTACGCCCGCACGGCTTTCGACGGGGCTGAGCCCGGGGAGCGCCGCATCCTCGTCATCCACCACTGCCTCCGACGTATTCATGGAAAGGCAAGCTCTCCGCTGCCCAACGCCGAAGACGCCATCGAAAGGATCGCCGGGATGGGGGTAGACGTGGTGCTGGCCGGTCACCAGCACGTCTCGCACGCGGACAGGGTCGTATCGAGGTCGGGGTCCTTCCTCCTGATCCATGCAGGCACGGCTACCTCCTCCCGTTGGCGCGCTCCCGAAGAAGGCGTCAATACCGTCAACCTCCTAGACCTGAACGGTCCTGCGCTCGCCGTCACCCGCTTCTCGCGCAGCGAGGGCAAGCGTTCCTTTCTCGCGGGCAAGGCGCGGCGTCTGCTCTTCGGCCTTCTGGCCGCAGTCGCTCTGGCAGGCGGGGGCGGGGCGGCGGCTCAGATTCCGACGCCGCAGATCCACAGGGTGGAGTTCACGGGCGATCTCACCTTTCCGGTCGACTCGCTGAGGAGGATCGTTCAGACGAGGTCTTCGGAGTGCGTCACCTTCCTGCTCACTCCATTCTGCTGGGCAGGCGCGGATTTCGCTACGAACACGGCGCTCCTTCGCGAGCGCTCTCTCGTGGTGGACGCCGCCCGGCTGCGAGCCTGGTACCATCAGCGAGGTTTTCAGGAGGCGAGTGTCGGTTTCTCCACGGTCGAACGCGAGGACGGTTCGGTCGATGTGACCTTCACTATCGACGAGGGCAGGCCGGTCCTGCTCGCTTCCTTCGAGATTGCGGGCCTCCCGGACTCGCTCTCCGACGCGGTTCCGGCCGGAGGCGCACCGGTTCCCGGCAAGGCGCTCTCGATCGTCGATCTCCAGATTCTCAGGGATTCGCTGGAAGCTCGCCTGGCCGATCGCGGCTACGCCCATGCCCGCGTGCTTCGACAGACCTTTGTTCCGGCGGGCGCTCCTTACGCCGCCGAGGTCACCTTGGATGTCTCGCTCGGCCCTCTGGTGCGCTACGGCGAAATCACTGTGACCGGCAACTCCTCCCTCGACCGGACGACGATCCTATACACCGCCCGCATCGCCGCAGGCGACCTTTACAGCCGCGAGGAGCTGCGCAACGCCCGCACCCGGCTCTTCGGTCTGGAGATCGTGCGCCGGGCGGACCTGCTCGCCGACTCCACCGCGATCCTTCTCGCCGATTCCGTGATGCCGCTGGAGATCAGGATATCCGAGTCCGACGCCTACCGGTTCCGATACGGAGCCGGACTGAACAGCGCCGAGTGCCTGGATGCCGAGACGCGGTGGACGGCGAGGAACTTTCTGGGCGCCGGTCGGCGCCTGAGCGTAAGGACGAGGGTGTCGAACGTGCTCGCGTCCCAACTTCACAACCTGGCCTGTCCGCAGAGTGGAGAAGAGGAATTCGCGGCTCTCAACTGGCTGGCTTCGCTCGAATTCAGTCAGCCTTGGGTTTTTTCCACCCGAAACTCCTTTTCGGCCACTTTCTTCGCCGAACGGAACTCCGTGCCCGACATCTTCGTGCGCGAAGCCATCGGCGCCTCCGCAGCCGTCACCCGTCCATTGAACACCCAGACCACGGTGACGGCGGCCTACGGCCTCGAGCTCTCCAGCCTGAGCGCGGCCGATGCGCTCCTGTGCGCGAGCCTGCTGGTCTGCGATCCGAACGACATCTCCATTCTGGCTGATCGCCATCGTCTGGCTCCGGTAACGGTTCGGTTGAACCGCAGTCTGGTGACCGGCATTCTGAATCCTACCGCCGGATACGTCGTTCGACTCGACTATGAGTATGCCTCGTCGTGGACGGGATCCGATTTCACCTACCAGCGCGTTCTGGGCGAGGGCGTCTGGTATTCCCAGCCCGCGTCTCGCCTCGTGCTCGCCACCCGCTTGCGGGGAGGCTGGGTCGGGGCTGACGGGAAGAGCGTCCGAGAGGGTGGTCTGTCGCTCCATCCCACCAAGCGATTCTATTCCGGTGGGGCGAGCTCGGTGAGGGGATTTGAACAGGGCGGACTCGGTCCGCGCGTGCTCTACGTGCCCGAGGCCGCCGGCCTGCTGGGGCCCGGAGGATGCGACCCCGAAGAGCTTGCCGCCCTGACCTGCGATCCCGATAGGGCGGACGCCTCCGTCTTCCTGGCCCGGCCCACCGGGGGCGACTGGGTTTTCGAAGCCAACCTGGAGACCCGGATCGGACTCTCGAATCTGTTCGAGGGCGTGCTCTTCGCCGACGTGGGCCAGGTCTGGAACAACCCGGCCGGCGTGTCTCTCTCCGAGGTCGAGGTCGCTCCCGGGCTGGGAGTGCGCTACGCGAGCCCCATCGGACCGCTGCGACTCGATCTAGGCTACCACTTTCGCGCGGGCGAGGAGCTTCCGGTGGTGGTTCCTCTCATCCTGCCTTACTTGGACGGGGAAGATCCGGAGTCCAGGCTCGTGGTCGACGGTCGGCCCGTGCCCTGGGTGCAGAGTTCGACCCTCGCTCGGCTCAAGGCTGAACGGGGCTGGGGCGAAGCGCCGGGATTGTCCGTCGACCGACTGCGCCTCCACGTCTCGATCGGCCAGGCCTTCTGA
- a CDS encoding prolipoprotein diacylglyceryl transferase — protein sequence MYPVIFDIPQWVPILGGSPVTSFGVCMFLAFLAAGYVVRTELRRIGQDPDRAWDFVFMAVVGGIVGAKLYYVFLNFDRLTADPTGMLFGRGGLVWYGGLIGGTALVLWEIRRRRLPLPATADAIAPSLALAYGIGRIGCFLVGDDWGRPTDSWLGIAFPNGAPATTVANIEAFGIEVDPALVERYGEVLPVHPTQLYEVGLSTLIFLFLWKLRLGGGPAGSLFFIWMALAGAERFLVEFLRAKDDRFFGILTLAQLFSLAMIATAFVGLRALRRAKAGKAA from the coding sequence ATGTACCCGGTAATCTTCGACATTCCGCAGTGGGTGCCCATTCTCGGCGGCAGTCCCGTGACCTCCTTCGGCGTCTGCATGTTCCTTGCCTTCCTTGCCGCCGGCTACGTGGTCCGGACCGAGCTGCGCCGCATCGGCCAGGACCCGGACCGTGCCTGGGATTTCGTCTTCATGGCCGTGGTCGGCGGAATCGTCGGCGCCAAGCTCTACTACGTTTTCCTCAATTTCGACCGGCTGACGGCCGACCCGACGGGCATGCTCTTCGGTCGCGGCGGTCTGGTCTGGTACGGCGGGCTGATCGGTGGCACCGCATTGGTGCTCTGGGAGATACGCCGCCGTCGGCTGCCGCTCCCGGCAACGGCGGACGCCATCGCTCCGTCCCTCGCTCTCGCGTACGGAATAGGTCGCATAGGCTGTTTTCTGGTAGGGGACGACTGGGGCCGGCCCACGGATTCCTGGCTGGGCATCGCCTTTCCCAACGGCGCCCCGGCGACCACCGTCGCCAACATCGAGGCTTTCGGGATCGAGGTGGATCCCGCGCTGGTCGAGCGCTACGGGGAAGTGCTCCCGGTGCATCCCACGCAGCTCTACGAGGTCGGCCTCAGCACCCTGATCTTCCTGTTCCTCTGGAAACTTCGTCTGGGCGGGGGTCCTGCGGGATCCCTCTTCTTCATCTGGATGGCTCTGGCGGGAGCCGAGCGTTTCCTCGTGGAGTTCCTGCGAGCCAAGGACGACCGTTTCTTCGGCATTCTGACTCTGGCGCAGCTCTTCAGCCTGGCCATGATCGCGACAGCCTTTGTCGGCCTGCGCGCCCTCAGGAGAGCAAAGGCCGGGAAGGCGGCCTGA
- the tsaD gene encoding tRNA (adenosine(37)-N6)-threonylcarbamoyltransferase complex transferase subunit TsaD: MTAGVADLPSLIFGMESSCDETSAAVIDADDRILGHVVLSQDEHEVYGGVVPELAARAHLRSIDAVADAALRQAGVRGNEIDLWSVTAGPGLIGSLLVGVSWTKAAAFGYRRPFVACHHMEAHLFAASLEDPDACPPFVGLLVSGGHTLLLHAGAWGEYTLLGETRDDAVGEAFDKVAKLLGMGYPGGPEIERAAAAGEPHFQLPRPMVKGRAGQPGDPAYFDFSFSGLKTAVAVLVEKIGDPTPRSADLAASFQAAAVDVLATKVMRAVARTGCRRVLVGGGVAANKALRAELMRRLRPHGSLHFASPRLSLDNGAMIARTARFRYARDGASPWDTDASASLAFPGLASISNAGHDRRTFRHGTAAAAN, translated from the coding sequence GTGACCGCAGGCGTGGCCGACCTGCCCTCGCTGATCTTCGGCATGGAGAGCTCGTGCGACGAGACTTCGGCCGCGGTGATCGACGCTGACGACCGGATTCTCGGCCACGTCGTGCTCTCTCAGGACGAGCACGAGGTCTACGGCGGGGTGGTACCCGAGCTCGCCGCCCGGGCTCACCTGCGTTCCATCGATGCCGTGGCCGACGCCGCCCTCCGCCAGGCCGGGGTGCGGGGGAACGAGATAGATCTCTGGAGCGTGACCGCCGGCCCCGGGCTCATCGGCTCCCTGCTGGTCGGAGTATCGTGGACCAAGGCCGCCGCCTTCGGGTACCGTCGCCCCTTCGTGGCCTGCCATCACATGGAGGCGCACCTATTCGCCGCATCCCTCGAAGACCCCGACGCCTGCCCGCCCTTCGTCGGGCTCCTGGTGTCGGGCGGGCACACTCTCCTCCTCCATGCGGGCGCCTGGGGCGAGTACACGCTCCTGGGGGAGACCCGCGACGACGCGGTGGGGGAGGCTTTCGACAAGGTGGCCAAGCTTCTGGGGATGGGCTATCCGGGCGGACCCGAGATCGAAAGGGCGGCGGCTGCGGGGGAGCCCCATTTCCAGCTCCCTCGGCCTATGGTGAAGGGCCGTGCCGGGCAACCCGGGGACCCTGCCTACTTCGACTTCTCGTTCTCCGGCCTCAAGACGGCGGTGGCGGTGCTTGTGGAGAAGATCGGAGATCCGACTCCCCGTTCCGCAGACTTGGCGGCCTCCTTTCAGGCGGCGGCCGTGGACGTTCTCGCCACCAAGGTGATGCGAGCGGTTGCGCGGACCGGGTGCCGGCGGGTGCTGGTCGGTGGCGGCGTGGCAGCGAACAAGGCGCTGCGGGCGGAGCTGATGCGACGACTCCGGCCACACGGCTCCCTCCACTTCGCCAGCCCCCGGCTCTCGCTCGACAACGGAGCCATGATCGCCAGGACCGCCCGCTTCCGGTACGCCCGTGACGGGGCCAGCCCGTGGGACACGGACGCCTCCGCCTCGCTAGCTTTCCCCGGACTGGCCAGTATCTCCAACGCCGGACACGACCGTCGCACCTTCCGGCACGGTACCGCGGCGGCGGCGAACTGA
- a CDS encoding TlpA family protein disulfide reductase, producing the protein MKRGWTRSPYLWGVVALAALITAAWVLRDNAEPVVVGFEAPDFSAFDLEGGRRSVFEHRGEVILVNVWATWCPPCLEEMPSMQRLYEEFADDGFEILAVSVDAPYGEADAAGRPGGKLDLFADEHGLTFPILHDPEGRVQRVYRTTGVPETFLIGRDGIIYKKIAGGTHWDSQVNRELVQRLLGG; encoded by the coding sequence GTGAAGCGTGGGTGGACCCGCTCGCCCTACCTCTGGGGAGTTGTGGCCTTGGCCGCTCTGATCACCGCGGCCTGGGTGCTGCGGGACAACGCGGAACCGGTGGTCGTGGGCTTTGAAGCGCCGGACTTTTCCGCTTTTGACCTCGAAGGAGGCCGGCGTTCCGTGTTCGAGCATCGCGGCGAGGTGATTCTGGTCAACGTATGGGCCACCTGGTGTCCGCCCTGTCTGGAAGAGATGCCTTCCATGCAACGGCTTTACGAGGAATTCGCCGACGACGGCTTCGAGATACTCGCGGTGAGCGTCGACGCGCCCTACGGCGAGGCTGACGCCGCAGGCCGTCCGGGCGGCAAACTCGATCTGTTCGCCGATGAGCACGGCCTCACCTTCCCGATTCTCCACGACCCCGAGGGGCGGGTGCAGAGGGTTTACCGGACGACCGGCGTACCCGAGACCTTCCTCATCGGACGCGACGGAATCATATACAAGAAGATCGCGGGCGGAACCCACTGGGACTCGCAGGTCAATCGCGAACTCGTTCAACGCCTGCTGGGAGGTTGA